In the Topomyia yanbarensis strain Yona2022 chromosome 3, ASM3024719v1, whole genome shotgun sequence genome, one interval contains:
- the LOC131688187 gene encoding mucin-5AC-like, translated as MANVRYLFGVTLLVLLLEVRCNVIYDTPDYQLLEFGQYNSNNRICFYQKILAGKSSPVVLSFNNPTNMPITYIKIQQMPRRRAGILAEISSGAIGTPSVAVTVQASQSRHSFGGDVRVEMMCTPPPPTTTISITPTMTPVMTTTTTVTPTSSTTPGSTTTVSGTTSTTAGTTTTVATTSTTGTGTTATVTPTPSTTSGSTTTVSGTTSTTGATTTTTVATTSTTGTGTTATVTPTPSTTSGSTTTVSGTTSTTGATTTTTVATTSTTGTGTTATVTPTPSTTSGSTTTVSGTTSTTGATTTTTVATTSTTAASTSTTAAPTTSTTVASTTTTAEPTTSTTAASTTTTEAPTTSTTAASTSTTAAPTTSTTVASTTTTEAPTTSTTAASTTITAAPTTSTTAATTTTTAEPTSTTAASTTTTEAPTTSTTAASTTTTADPTSTTAASTTTTAAPTTSTTVASTTTTAAPTTSTTVASTSTSAAPTTSTTVASTTTTEAPTTSTTAATTTTTTGATTTTTDATTSTTASSTTTTGATTTTGATTTTDATTSTTASTTTTTDATTTTADGSQGHYYSQHAQAPAKRKILGNRQAEPQEDAKDSYWRNAVQDKLTFYGKEKKVILKRLTNYAQSENRLLQRQLGFRKEISTVDAIRTIIASAEKASQKM; from the exons ATGGCCAATGTTCGGTATCTGTTCGGTGTTACTTTACTGGTGCTACTGTTAGAAGTGCGGTGTAATGTGATCTATGACACTCCGGATTACCAGCTGTTGGAGTTTGGGCAGTATAATTCGAACAATAGGATTTGTTTCtaccaaaaaattcttgctgGAAAATCAAGCCCCGTGGTGCTAAGTTTTAACAAT CCCACCAACATGCCCATCACATATATCAAAATCCAGCAAATGCCACGAAGGCGCGCTGGAATATTAGCGGAAATTTCCAGTGGCGCAATCGGTACACCATCGGTCGCAGTGACCGTTCAAGCATCGCAGAGTCGACATTCCTTCGGTGGCGATGTTCGCGTAGAAATGATGTGCACTCCTCCACCCCCCACAACTACAATCAGTATAACGCCGACGATGACACCAGTAATGACAACTACAACAACCGTAACACCTACCTCATCTACGACTCCTGGAAGtacaacaaccgtttctggaaCCACTAGTACTACAGCCGGTACGACAACAACCGTTGCTACAACATCAACGACCGGTACTGGCACTACTGCTACCGTAACACCAACGCCATCAACGACTTCAGGAAGTACAACAACCGTTTCCGGTACCACTAGTACTACAGGTgcgacaacaacaacaaccgtTGCTACAACATCAACGACCGGTACTGGTACTACAGCTACCGTAACACCAACGCCATCTACGACTTCAGGAAGTACAACTACCGTTTCTGGTACTACTAGTACTACAGGTgcgacaacaacaacaaccgtCGCTACAACATCAACGACCGGTACTGGTACTACAGCTACCGTAACACCAACGCCATCTACGACTTCAGGAAGTACAACTACCGTTTCCGGTACCACTAGTACTACAGGTgcgacaacaacaacaaccgtCGCTACAACATCAACAACAGCTGCTAGTACGTCAACCACAGCGGCACCCACAACATCAACGACCGTTGCTAGTACTACAACCACAGCGGAACCCACAACATCAACGACAGCTGCTAGTACTACAACCACCGAAGCACCCACAACATCAACGACAGCTGCTAGTACTTCAACCACAGCGGCACCCACAACATCAACGACCGTTGCTAGTACTACAACCACCGAAGCACCAACGACATCAACGACAGCTGCTAGTACTACGATCACAGCTGCACCCACAACATCAACGACAGCTGCTACTACTACGACCACCGCAGAACCCACGTCAACGACAGCTGCTAGTACTACAACCACCGAAGCACCCACAACATCAACTACAGCCGCTAGTACTACAACCACCGCAGATCCCACGTCAACGACAGCTGCTAGTACTACAACCACCGCAGCACCCACAACATCAACGACTGTAGCTAGTACAACAACCACCGCAGCACCAACAACATCAACGACTGTAGCTAGTACTTCAACCTCAGCGGCACCCACAACATCAACGACCGTTGCTAGTACTACAACCACCGAAGCACCAACGACATCAACGACAGCTGCTA CAACGACAACTACTACAGGAgctacaacaacaacaaccgaTGCTACAACATCCACTACAGCTTCTAGTACCACAACGACAGGGGCAACTACTACGACAGGTGCTACAACAACAACCGATGCTACGACATCGACGACAGCTTCTACTACTACAACAACCGATGCAACGACGACTACTGCCG ATGGTTCCCAAGGACATTACTACTCCCAACACGCCCAAGCTCCGGCCAAGAGAAAAATATTAGGCAATCGCCAAGCGGAACCTCAAGAAGACGCTAAAGACAGTTATTGGCGAAATGCAGTTCAAGACAAACTGACGTTCTACGGCAAAGAAA